A single Pedobacter sp. PACM 27299 DNA region contains:
- a CDS encoding C40 family peptidase, with the protein MKKSIIIVLFLSMSTFAAKSQGLSPIPYQDVVFKLMEHLPALPASKFQPSNLLSFAKSMIGTRYRYASSNPKIGFDCSGFVNYVFKNFGVNAPRSSRDFATKGHDKKLADAQVGDVIVFTGTNSRVRRVGHVGIISEVDGDEIKFIHSSSGSAKGVTITSLSEGFYKKRFMKVVSIL; encoded by the coding sequence ATGAAGAAAAGTATCATCATTGTCCTATTTCTTTCCATGAGTACCTTTGCTGCAAAGTCGCAGGGGCTGTCACCGATTCCTTATCAGGATGTGGTTTTCAAACTAATGGAACACCTGCCGGCACTTCCTGCCAGCAAATTTCAACCGAGCAATCTTTTATCTTTTGCTAAGTCTATGATTGGTACGCGTTACCGTTATGCATCCAGCAATCCTAAAATAGGTTTTGACTGCTCCGGATTTGTAAACTATGTGTTTAAGAATTTTGGCGTAAATGCACCGCGTTCTTCCCGAGATTTCGCCACAAAAGGCCACGATAAAAAGCTCGCTGATGCACAGGTTGGGGACGTCATCGTCTTTACCGGCACCAATAGCCGTGTTCGTCGTGTGGGCCATGTAGGAATTATTTCCGAGGTAGATGGTGATGAGATTAAATTCATCCACTCTTCTTCTGGAAGTGCAAAAGGAGTCACGATTACGAGCTTAAGCGAAGGTTTCTATAAGAAACGGTTCATGAAAGTAGTGAGCATTTTATAA
- a CDS encoding SDR family NAD(P)-dependent oxidoreductase yields MNIVLTGASSGIGFEAALEFSNYKANKIVCIARSADKLRKLLEIARSINPDCVLLPVEFDIVNDDYAVLLPFLKERLGTVDILINNAGSLINKPFLETSKEDLYQMFESNVLGHFNMIQNLLPLMTAGSHIVNIGSMGGFQGSVKFPGLAAYSSSKSALHTLTECLAFELAETGIKVNCLALGSAQTEMLEQAFPGYQSPVMAFEMGKYVADFAKTGHKFFNGKVIPVAVTTP; encoded by the coding sequence ATGAATATAGTATTAACAGGTGCGAGCAGTGGGATTGGTTTTGAAGCTGCTTTAGAGTTCTCCAACTACAAAGCAAACAAAATTGTATGTATTGCCCGTTCGGCCGACAAGCTACGAAAGCTATTGGAAATTGCCAGAAGCATCAATCCTGATTGTGTATTACTTCCAGTAGAGTTTGACATTGTAAATGACGACTATGCCGTGTTGCTTCCCTTTTTGAAGGAAAGACTGGGTACTGTAGATATTTTAATCAACAATGCAGGATCGCTGATCAATAAACCTTTTCTGGAAACCAGTAAAGAGGATTTGTACCAGATGTTTGAAAGCAATGTATTGGGTCATTTCAATATGATCCAGAATTTACTGCCTTTGATGACTGCAGGCAGTCATATTGTAAATATTGGCAGTATGGGTGGTTTTCAGGGCAGCGTAAAGTTTCCTGGCCTTGCTGCTTATTCTTCCAGCAAATCTGCTTTACATACTTTAACGGAATGTCTGGCTTTTGAATTGGCAGAAACCGGCATTAAAGTGAACTGTCTGGCTTTAGGTTCTGCACAAACAGAAATGTTAGAACAGGCTTTCCCGGGCTATCAATCGCCGGTTATGGCCTTTGAAATGGGAAAATATGTGGCTGACTTTGCGAAGACGGGTCATAAGTTTTTCAATGGAAAAGTGATCCCTGTCGCAGTAACCACCCCTTAA
- a CDS encoding aromatic amino acid hydroxylase produces MSDFNDFNNPRVAKLPKHLRQFIVEQHYEKYTPIDQAVWRYVMRQNYSYLKQVAYYPYIKGLQRAGLSIEHIPNLQTMNDNLGKIGWGAVTVDGFIPPAAFMEYQAYRVLVIAADIRQINHIEYTPAPDIIHESAGHAPIIADTDYNNYLSYFGSIGAKAMFSSKDFELYEAIRNLSILKESANTPEQEIAKAEKHLQVVAENMGEPSEMALLGRLHWWTVEYGLIGTLENPKIYGAGLLSSIGESSSCMKEEVKKIWYNIDTINYSYDITKPQPQLFVTENFQNLIDVLEQFADTMAFRRGGTESIVKAIECKNPATAVYSSGLQVTGIFTDMGLNAADELTFIKTTGPSALAVDSKQLEGHGKFYHKDGFSSPVGRLNGLILEDLSLSELAEQGITEGSRAELNFDGGIHLNGLLKEIVQHNGKNILMVFEDCTVKEGNGNVLFQPEWGTYDMAVGEKIVSVFNGAADKDAYEEITHISDKVTHKVTYDEKTQQLHAIYKEIRSIREDKRNYERVVALFETLKKEHRSDWLASLEILEILYHKNLDPELEKELRIYLELKAANEPDHHKLITDGLHVIENPVSQLITEED; encoded by the coding sequence ATGAGTGATTTTAATGACTTTAACAATCCACGAGTAGCTAAGCTTCCTAAGCATTTAAGGCAATTTATTGTAGAGCAGCATTATGAAAAATATACGCCAATTGACCAGGCAGTTTGGCGCTATGTGATGCGTCAAAACTACAGTTATCTGAAACAAGTGGCCTATTATCCTTATATCAAAGGTTTACAGCGCGCGGGTTTGAGTATTGAACACATCCCGAATTTGCAGACCATGAACGATAACCTTGGCAAAATTGGCTGGGGTGCTGTGACTGTAGATGGCTTTATCCCTCCTGCCGCTTTCATGGAATACCAGGCTTACCGGGTATTGGTGATTGCAGCAGATATACGTCAGATTAACCATATTGAATATACGCCAGCTCCGGATATCATCCATGAGTCGGCAGGGCATGCCCCAATTATTGCGGATACCGATTACAACAATTACCTGAGCTATTTTGGCTCTATTGGCGCGAAAGCCATGTTTTCTTCGAAAGATTTTGAGCTTTATGAAGCGATTCGCAACCTGAGTATTTTAAAAGAGTCGGCAAATACGCCGGAACAGGAAATTGCCAAGGCAGAAAAACATCTGCAGGTGGTTGCCGAAAATATGGGAGAACCTTCAGAAATGGCTTTATTGGGTCGTTTACACTGGTGGACTGTTGAGTACGGCTTGATCGGTACCTTGGAAAACCCGAAAATATACGGCGCAGGTTTACTTTCTTCAATTGGCGAAAGTTCCAGCTGTATGAAAGAAGAAGTGAAGAAAATCTGGTACAATATTGATACGATCAATTACTCGTACGACATTACCAAACCGCAGCCACAGCTTTTTGTAACGGAGAACTTCCAAAACCTGATCGATGTTTTGGAGCAGTTTGCTGATACGATGGCATTCAGACGCGGAGGTACGGAAAGTATCGTCAAAGCAATTGAGTGTAAAAACCCGGCAACAGCAGTTTACAGCTCTGGACTACAGGTAACCGGTATCTTTACGGATATGGGTTTAAATGCTGCTGATGAGTTAACTTTCATTAAAACAACGGGACCTTCTGCGTTAGCGGTAGATTCGAAACAATTGGAAGGTCATGGTAAGTTTTACCATAAAGATGGCTTCTCCTCCCCTGTTGGCCGCTTAAATGGCTTAATCCTGGAAGACCTGAGCTTGTCAGAACTGGCAGAACAAGGGATTACTGAAGGCAGCAGAGCAGAATTGAATTTTGATGGCGGCATTCACCTGAACGGTTTACTAAAAGAAATTGTACAGCACAATGGTAAAAACATCCTGATGGTATTTGAAGACTGTACGGTAAAAGAAGGCAATGGAAACGTACTTTTCCAACCGGAATGGGGCACTTATGATATGGCTGTCGGAGAGAAAATTGTTTCCGTATTTAATGGTGCTGCCGATAAAGATGCTTACGAAGAAATCACCCATATCAGTGATAAAGTAACGCATAAGGTAACCTATGACGAGAAAACACAGCAGCTGCATGCGATTTATAAAGAAATTCGCAGCATTCGCGAAGACAAAAGAAATTATGAACGGGTAGTTGCTTTATTTGAAACTTTAAAGAAAGAACATCGTTCCGATTGGCTGGCTTCTTTAGAGATTCTGGAGATTCTTTACCACAAGAATCTTGATCCTGAACTGGAGAAAGAACTGCGTATTTATCTGGAGCTGAAAGCAGCAAATGAACCGGATCACCATAAATTAATTACCGATGGTTTACACGTGATTGAAAATCCGGTAAGCCAATTGATTACAGAAGAAGATTAA
- a CDS encoding GtrA family protein yields the protein MRKALLKLIDFFYPPFSKYISLHTFRYIASGGSTTAAGIVIYYIVYNWILKQQDVQLDLPFLPKLITAPIAAFAIETVITFIIGFTLNKYLVFTKSTLKGRIQLFRYGSVVATNILISYALLKVLIESFGFYPTVSKVIISFLLAIFSYFSQKHFSFKVKK from the coding sequence ATGCGCAAAGCTTTGTTAAAGCTCATAGACTTTTTCTATCCTCCTTTTTCCAAATACATTTCCTTGCATACATTCAGGTACATCGCTTCCGGGGGCAGCACCACCGCAGCGGGTATTGTGATTTACTATATCGTCTATAACTGGATCTTAAAACAGCAGGATGTTCAGCTGGATCTTCCTTTCCTGCCAAAGCTCATTACCGCCCCTATTGCCGCATTTGCCATAGAGACGGTAATTACTTTTATCATCGGTTTTACACTGAATAAATACCTGGTTTTCACGAAATCCACCTTAAAAGGCAGGATTCAATTGTTCAGGTATGGCTCAGTAGTTGCCACCAATATTCTGATCAGCTATGCTTTATTAAAAGTCCTGATTGAGTCCTTTGGTTTTTATCCTACAGTTTCCAAGGTGATCATTTCCTTTTTACTCGCTATTTTTAGTTATTTCTCACAAAAGCACTTCTCATTTAAAGTGAAGAAATAA
- a CDS encoding LTA synthase family protein, with product MKIKDTTGLNLYLVLAYRFLILLMLYTLCRIGFYLFNQDLFQNITLPKYLYILWGGLKFDVSALIYINSIYLLAHLIPFPFRYNEGYQKFFKWWFIITNSLGIVANLIDFVYYKFTLKRTTATVFNQFSNEQNKLKLFGDFLKDYWYLLLILAVLVWLFIKLYELVKVKKTVRFTWPVYVLHTVLLFMIAVLCITGVRGGWGFGTRPITLSNAGEFVDTPDQMSLVLNTPFAIFRTLKASKLKPLNYYDEQTLNSIYNPIHLPKDTGNFKKLNVMVIIVESLGKEHIGSLNKDLDGGKYKGYTPFLDSLVGESYTFKHSYANGRKSIDALPSVITGIPTINEPFVLSIYSSNKTTSIAKILGDEGYETAFFHGAPNGSMGFSSYTHLAGVKKYFGQNEYQKTGDSDGTWGIWDDPFLQFTAKTLNTLKQPFFASVFTLSSHHPFRVPEEYIGKFPKGPLPVQEPLGYTDMALRNFFKTASTMPWFKNTLFVLCADHATVSYHPEYQNTTGYYSIPIIFYRPDGALKGMSDKLVQQMDIMPTVLNYLHYDKPYFSFGFDAFDQKTDNFVVSNNDGSFNFYMGDYYLVNDGKDNIALYNLRKDRLTQHNILAEEPEVAAAMEKKLKAFRQQYNNRMIANQLTYK from the coding sequence TTGAAAATAAAAGACACTACAGGCCTTAACCTCTATCTGGTGCTGGCCTATCGATTTCTGATCTTACTGATGCTATATACGTTATGTAGAATCGGATTTTACCTTTTCAATCAGGACCTCTTCCAAAATATCACCCTACCTAAGTACCTGTACATCCTTTGGGGTGGACTAAAATTTGATGTTTCCGCTTTAATATATATCAACTCTATTTACCTCCTTGCGCATTTGATTCCTTTTCCTTTTCGCTATAACGAGGGGTATCAAAAATTTTTCAAATGGTGGTTCATCATCACCAACAGCTTAGGGATTGTAGCCAACCTCATTGATTTTGTCTATTATAAGTTTACGCTCAAAAGAACCACTGCCACGGTTTTCAATCAATTCAGCAATGAGCAAAACAAGCTGAAACTCTTCGGTGATTTCCTAAAAGACTATTGGTATTTATTACTGATCCTAGCCGTTTTAGTGTGGCTGTTCATCAAATTATATGAACTCGTAAAGGTAAAAAAAACGGTACGTTTTACCTGGCCAGTCTATGTTTTACATACGGTACTATTATTTATGATCGCCGTATTGTGCATCACAGGTGTTCGTGGCGGATGGGGATTTGGTACCAGACCGATTACTTTAAGTAACGCCGGTGAATTTGTAGATACCCCGGATCAGATGAGTCTGGTCCTGAATACGCCTTTTGCCATCTTCAGAACCTTAAAAGCTTCCAAGCTGAAACCACTGAATTATTACGACGAACAAACGTTAAACTCGATATACAATCCGATTCACCTACCTAAAGATACCGGGAACTTTAAGAAATTAAACGTGATGGTGATCATCGTGGAAAGTCTGGGAAAAGAACACATCGGCAGTCTGAACAAAGACCTTGATGGTGGTAAATACAAAGGATACACCCCATTTCTGGATTCTCTTGTGGGCGAGAGTTATACTTTTAAACACAGCTATGCGAACGGCAGAAAGTCTATTGACGCCCTTCCTTCTGTGATTACCGGAATCCCGACCATCAATGAACCTTTCGTATTGTCTATTTATTCGAGTAATAAAACCACCAGTATTGCCAAAATACTAGGCGATGAAGGTTATGAAACGGCCTTTTTCCATGGGGCACCGAATGGCTCTATGGGCTTCTCTTCTTATACTCATCTTGCCGGGGTAAAGAAATATTTCGGTCAGAATGAATACCAGAAAACCGGTGATTCTGATGGCACCTGGGGCATTTGGGATGATCCATTTTTACAATTTACTGCGAAAACACTCAATACCTTAAAGCAGCCTTTCTTTGCGAGTGTCTTTACTTTATCTTCTCACCACCCTTTCCGTGTTCCGGAAGAGTATATAGGTAAATTCCCGAAAGGACCGCTTCCAGTGCAGGAACCGCTAGGCTATACCGATATGGCTTTGCGTAATTTCTTTAAAACCGCATCAACGATGCCATGGTTCAAAAACACGTTATTTGTGCTTTGTGCTGATCATGCGACAGTATCTTATCACCCGGAATACCAGAATACCACCGGATATTATTCCATTCCCATCATTTTTTATCGCCCGGATGGCGCTTTAAAAGGAATGTCGGATAAATTGGTACAGCAGATGGACATTATGCCTACGGTATTGAATTACCTGCACTACGACAAACCCTACTTCTCTTTCGGCTTTGATGCTTTTGATCAGAAAACTGATAACTTTGTAGTGAGCAATAATGACGGTTCTTTTAACTTTTACATGGGTGATTATTACCTGGTAAATGATGGTAAAGACAACATTGCGCTGTATAATTTAAGAAAAGACCGTTTGACTCAGCACAACATTTTAGCAGAAGAACCGGAGGTTGCCGCAGCCATGGAAAAGAAGTTAAAAGCCTTCAGACAACAGTATAACAACAGAATGATCGCAAACCAGTTAACCTATAAATAG
- a CDS encoding FMN-binding glutamate synthase family protein gives MKQKGFRSILGTVFLWIALLGIIALIVNAFYQKSAFHLLIALPVILITALAYDRFQSKHAVLRNYPVIGRLRYFFESIRPEMRQYFFESELDGKPFNRRQRSIVYQRAKNERETVAFGMQVDPYEEGYEWVSHSIYPKKISNMDLRVKVGGSVCTQPYDLSILNIGAMSFGALSKTAIQSLSNGANLNKFAHNTGEGGISPYHVKGGGDLIWQVGTGYFGCRDAEGKFDAALFQKNSKREYVKMIELKLSQGAKPGHGGILPAAKNTPEIAEIRNVVAGTTILSPPAHSTFSDANGLMLFIQQMRELSGGKPIGFKLCIGSKEEFIDICEAMIATKISPDFITIDGAEGGTGAAPLEYTDYVGMPLLDALAFVNITLKKYGLRKDIKILASGKIITGFDIMRVVALGADACYSARGMMMALGCIQALKCDSGKCPVGIATQDKSLFKGIDVTDKKHRVANFHKNTVHATIELMEACGFDTLNEIKPERFNRRIDTTKTLNFKDIYFS, from the coding sequence ATGAAACAAAAAGGATTTCGTTCCATACTTGGAACAGTATTTCTTTGGATCGCCTTATTAGGCATTATCGCTTTAATCGTGAATGCGTTTTATCAAAAATCCGCTTTCCATTTATTAATTGCGTTGCCCGTTATCCTGATCACGGCCCTGGCCTACGACCGTTTTCAGTCTAAGCATGCTGTGCTTCGGAATTATCCGGTAATTGGGCGTTTACGTTATTTCTTCGAATCCATCAGACCGGAAATGCGTCAATATTTCTTTGAGTCGGAATTGGATGGAAAACCTTTCAACCGTCGCCAGCGCTCTATTGTTTACCAAAGGGCAAAAAATGAGCGTGAAACTGTAGCTTTCGGGATGCAGGTAGACCCTTATGAGGAAGGTTATGAATGGGTATCACACAGTATTTACCCTAAAAAGATTTCCAATATGGACCTGAGGGTAAAAGTTGGGGGTTCCGTTTGTACGCAGCCTTACGACTTAAGTATCCTGAATATCGGGGCGATGAGTTTTGGTGCATTGAGTAAAACGGCGATTCAATCGCTGAGCAACGGTGCCAACCTGAATAAGTTTGCCCACAATACCGGCGAAGGAGGAATCAGTCCTTACCACGTAAAAGGTGGTGGTGACCTGATCTGGCAGGTAGGAACAGGTTATTTCGGCTGTAGAGATGCGGAAGGTAAATTTGATGCCGCTTTGTTTCAAAAGAACTCGAAAAGAGAATACGTGAAAATGATAGAGCTTAAATTGTCTCAGGGGGCAAAACCTGGTCATGGTGGTATTTTACCAGCAGCCAAAAATACTCCGGAGATTGCGGAAATCAGAAATGTGGTAGCAGGAACAACAATTCTTTCGCCGCCAGCACACAGCACTTTCTCTGACGCCAATGGATTAATGCTGTTTATCCAGCAGATGCGTGAACTTTCAGGTGGTAAACCGATTGGTTTTAAATTGTGTATCGGTAGTAAAGAGGAATTTATCGACATCTGTGAAGCGATGATCGCCACTAAAATCTCTCCGGATTTCATTACCATTGACGGTGCAGAAGGTGGAACAGGTGCAGCGCCGCTTGAATATACAGATTACGTAGGGATGCCTCTATTGGATGCACTTGCCTTTGTAAACATCACCCTGAAAAAATACGGATTAAGAAAAGACATTAAAATCCTGGCTTCAGGAAAGATCATCACCGGTTTCGACATTATGCGTGTAGTGGCCTTGGGTGCGGATGCTTGTTACAGTGCCAGAGGAATGATGATGGCCCTGGGTTGTATTCAGGCCTTAAAATGCGACAGTGGCAAATGCCCTGTAGGTATCGCTACACAGGATAAAAGTTTATTTAAAGGAATTGACGTAACCGATAAAAAACATCGTGTCGCCAACTTCCATAAAAACACCGTTCATGCCACAATTGAGCTGATGGAAGCTTGCGGTTTTGACACCTTAAATGAGATTAAACCAGAACGTTTCAACAGAAGAATCGACACGACGAAAACGTTGAACTTTAAAGATATCTATTTCTCCTAG
- a CDS encoding CAP domain-containing protein has protein sequence MKIFALALLLTLPFTSFSPALKAQSPDDSWTREELKMANTAGNASYLTAEEKDMVIYMNLVRMDGARFFDTYFQDFVDAYNTRMQQYGNYAELKVNRNDSYYRSLRRDLQEIKNLPVFWPDQALTNIAKAHAKDLNRNNYAGHTSKDGRTLNQRISTVYPKKSNGECIAFGFNSGLENICMLLLDKGVPNLGHRKLILNTSSELNTVGLSIQPHPRYRYCAVIDFVSLPD, from the coding sequence ATGAAGATTTTTGCCCTTGCGCTCCTATTAACCCTCCCATTTACCTCATTTAGTCCTGCATTAAAAGCACAGTCGCCGGATGACAGCTGGACCAGAGAAGAACTAAAAATGGCCAATACAGCGGGCAATGCCAGCTACCTGACTGCGGAAGAGAAAGACATGGTGATTTACATGAACCTAGTCAGAATGGATGGCGCCAGATTTTTTGACACCTACTTCCAGGATTTTGTAGATGCTTACAATACCAGGATGCAGCAATACGGGAATTATGCGGAATTAAAAGTGAATAGAAATGACAGTTATTACCGCAGTTTGCGCAGAGACTTGCAGGAAATTAAGAATTTACCCGTGTTTTGGCCCGATCAGGCACTGACAAACATCGCCAAAGCTCATGCAAAAGACTTAAACAGAAACAATTATGCCGGACATACTTCTAAAGATGGACGCACATTAAATCAGCGGATCAGTACCGTATACCCTAAAAAATCCAATGGAGAATGTATTGCTTTCGGCTTCAATTCAGGTCTGGAAAACATCTGTATGTTGCTGTTAGATAAGGGCGTACCCAACCTTGGACACCGAAAACTCATCCTCAATACTTCCTCTGAGCTGAACACCGTTGGACTGAGCATTCAACCTCATCCGCGTTACCGTTATTGTGCAGTGATCGACTTTGTATCCCTTCCAGATTAA
- a CDS encoding TonB-dependent receptor, whose amino-acid sequence MKKLYILFSLALLISLTNTTFAQLASAPVRGTISGKVSTSDGKPAAYVNVQIVENNRKSLTKEDGTFIFNHLKSGKYTVKTSYIGLEVQTQTATVIEGQDTKLYFTLNETSSELNEVIIAANVSPNLKPVSVGKVSIPVRDLPQSVQIINSQTITDQQASRLSDVLKNVNGVAFGANRGGVSGETFYARGYALGTNNVFKNGARTTTGGMPETSTLESVEVLKGSAALLYGGVSGGAVVNMVTKKPQFNYGGEVSMRAGSYDLYKPTADIYGPITKDLAFRVIGTYEDAGSYRDHVTSNRVYVNPSLLYKLSDKTEILLQGDYLKSDFTPDFGVGTVGNQLPANISRNMFLNTSWAYNKTNTTTAQANITHKFNDNWKLNVVASLQSYTRNYFSSERPAALADGSWNRALTRSKTDEGTYNQQINLSGAFKTAGIAHTLLVGADADQSITKAYGFSDPNLLKDAKGAKYYDTVNILDPSSFNIPSNFNMPETSVISDTKTPIYRMGGFVQDLIALTNQFKVLAGLRYTYQRTPRSKAFTYDTGIQTLVANGIEKTKTESAFSPKLGFIYEPFKTTSFYVSYANNFTSNAGLNIATNAPMDPSIIDQYEAGVKNDFLGGRLTANVTVYRIINSKFAQTAEFKPDGSVNGDTNLKEFTGKTASDGIELDVTGTIVEGLSFLAGYSYNYMRYTHTREQSEYIDPKTNKLVVVPGGIVEGERLVGTTKNTANGSLFYTLQNGSLKGLKLGASAYYTGDRNGGRNTNKSGTSTGIIPLEAFTTFDLSAGYQWKKLSLLTKIANITNELNYFVHENYSVNPIPPRQFVATLSYKF is encoded by the coding sequence ATGAAGAAACTTTACATATTATTCAGCCTCGCGCTGCTTATTTCATTAACCAATACCACTTTTGCTCAGCTGGCTTCAGCACCAGTAAGAGGTACGATCAGTGGAAAAGTAAGTACAAGTGATGGTAAACCAGCTGCCTATGTGAATGTGCAGATTGTAGAAAACAACAGAAAATCTTTAACTAAAGAAGACGGTACATTTATCTTTAACCACCTGAAATCTGGAAAATACACAGTAAAAACCTCTTATATCGGTTTAGAAGTACAAACCCAAACCGCAACTGTAATTGAAGGTCAGGACACTAAACTATACTTCACACTTAACGAAACCTCTTCGGAGCTGAATGAAGTTATCATCGCGGCTAATGTGAGTCCGAACCTAAAACCAGTGAGTGTGGGCAAAGTATCCATTCCTGTAAGAGACCTTCCTCAGTCAGTACAAATTATCAATAGCCAAACCATTACTGACCAACAAGCAAGCAGACTAAGCGATGTGTTGAAAAACGTAAATGGTGTTGCTTTTGGTGCCAATCGTGGTGGTGTAAGTGGTGAAACTTTTTACGCACGTGGTTATGCTTTAGGTACTAATAATGTGTTCAAAAATGGCGCCCGTACCACTACTGGTGGAATGCCGGAAACCAGTACATTAGAATCTGTTGAAGTTTTAAAAGGTAGTGCTGCTTTACTGTATGGTGGTGTTTCTGGTGGTGCGGTAGTGAATATGGTGACTAAAAAACCACAGTTCAACTATGGTGGTGAAGTTTCCATGCGTGCTGGCAGCTATGATTTATACAAGCCTACGGCTGATATTTATGGTCCAATTACCAAAGATCTTGCTTTCCGAGTAATTGGCACCTATGAAGATGCCGGCAGTTACAGAGATCATGTAACTTCTAACAGAGTCTATGTGAACCCTTCACTATTGTACAAATTGAGCGACAAAACTGAAATTTTACTGCAGGGAGATTACCTGAAAAGTGATTTCACACCAGATTTTGGTGTAGGAACCGTTGGTAACCAATTGCCTGCAAACATCAGCAGAAATATGTTTTTAAATACCAGCTGGGCATACAATAAAACCAATACTACTACTGCGCAAGCCAACATTACCCATAAGTTTAACGACAACTGGAAATTAAATGTAGTGGCTTCTCTTCAATCTTATACCAGAAATTATTTCTCTTCTGAACGTCCGGCTGCCTTAGCAGATGGTTCATGGAACCGTGCATTGACTCGTTCTAAAACAGATGAAGGAACTTATAACCAACAAATCAACTTGTCTGGTGCTTTTAAAACTGCTGGTATCGCACATACTTTATTAGTAGGAGCTGATGCTGATCAGTCAATTACTAAAGCTTATGGTTTTTCTGATCCTAACTTGTTGAAAGATGCGAAAGGGGCGAAATATTATGATACGGTAAATATCCTGGACCCTTCTAGCTTTAATATCCCTTCTAACTTTAATATGCCCGAAACATCGGTGATTTCCGATACTAAAACTCCAATTTATAGAATGGGTGGTTTTGTTCAGGACTTAATTGCCTTAACAAATCAGTTTAAAGTATTGGCTGGACTTCGTTACACTTACCAAAGAACACCAAGATCAAAAGCATTTACCTATGACACAGGAATACAAACTCTTGTTGCTAATGGTATTGAAAAAACAAAGACTGAAAGTGCTTTCTCTCCTAAATTAGGTTTCATTTACGAACCTTTCAAAACCACTTCATTTTATGTGAGTTATGCAAATAACTTCACTTCAAATGCAGGGCTAAACATCGCTACAAATGCACCTATGGATCCTTCAATTATTGATCAGTATGAGGCAGGGGTTAAAAATGATTTTCTTGGTGGCAGACTAACAGCCAACGTAACTGTATATAGAATTATCAACAGTAAGTTTGCACAAACTGCGGAATTTAAACCTGATGGCAGTGTAAATGGGGATACCAATTTAAAAGAGTTTACTGGTAAAACTGCTAGCGATGGTATTGAACTGGACGTTACCGGAACAATTGTAGAGGGACTAAGTTTCCTTGCAGGTTATAGTTACAACTATATGCGCTATACCCACACTCGTGAACAATCGGAATACATAGACCCTAAAACGAATAAGCTAGTAGTGGTTCCAGGAGGTATAGTTGAAGGTGAACGTTTAGTCGGTACCACTAAAAACACAGCCAATGGCTCCCTTTTCTATACTTTGCAAAATGGCAGCCTTAAAGGGTTGAAATTAGGCGCATCTGCTTATTACACAGGTGACCGTAATGGTGGAAGAAACACCAATAAATCGGGAACTTCGACAGGAATTATCCCGTTGGAAGCTTTCACCACATTTGACCTTTCTGCAGGTTACCAATGGAAAAAACTTTCCTTATTGACTAAAATCGCGAACATCACGAATGAGTTGAACTATTTCGTTCATGAGAACTATAGTGTGAATCCAATTCCTCCAAGACAATTTGTAGCCACATTAAGCTATAAATTCTAA